Part of the candidate division KSB1 bacterium genome is shown below.
TTCATACTACCTCCTTCATGTTTCTTCAAATTTGGTGAATTAAACAGGCTCAAGTTTGAGATTGAGCTTCAACTTCTGTACAATGTTACACCATTTTTAGCGATCACCTCCTTGAAAAATTAATCCGAGACTTCGTTTTAATTGAGTCAATAGATCCAAAAAGAAATTTACTATTCGAAGCTGCTTGAAAACAAAAGAGAGATAAAAAAGATGAAGATAAATTAAGTCCCGCTATGGCAGGATAACAGCAGGTCCATTTGATTCCAATTTCAGTTGATAGTTGAGAGATCCTTTTGTTCTTTCCGAAAAATTGTTCGATCAATTGTATCACACTCAATTCGAGGTTCCTTCGTTTTGAAATGCGACAATTAATCAATGGCCAAATATAATGAAATTGAAATTTGTTCGCAAGCATTTTGTTGGATTCTTTTCAGCCTCTAATAGGATTTTTTGAAACCGAGTTCATCTTATCTTCCGCTCGCTTGGCGCTGAACAAATGATGCTGCAAGGGTATTGGCCAGCACTTGCGCAAATTGGCCTCGGGTAAATTTTAAAGCATCATCTCCGACAACTTTTTCAGCAAAGCGATTGACCAACTGCTTATTGCCCTCAGATTTGATCTCAAACTTTTCTATTGAATTTTTGAGCCAGATCCGAGCATCCTTCTTTGCAAGAAATGCGTTTGGCCGAAATAATAATGTATTCGAGTCTGGCTCGATAATTCCAATCGCTGCCAGCCATTGCACCGCTTTGAATGCCTCATGATCTATTGGCACATCGACAAACCAGTAAAGCGGAACGCCCGATTGGACCAAGTGATACTGCAATCTTTTCACGAGCATCGGGTTTTCATAAATTTCATGAATTGACTTTCTTGACTGAATGGCCATCACTGCCAGCGCCCCTGCTGCTTCGCCGATGGCCCACTCCACTGGATGCAAGCGATAGGCGCCATTGGTGATGTGCGTGGTGCCGATGTTTTTGGCGCCAGCGATCAGATTTTTCACCCGAATCGGGATCAGTGCCCCGAGCGGAATCTGGAATGGCTTGGTGGGCAGAAATAGCCCCTGATCTTGGTCATTGCAGCGATGCAAATCGATCCAATATTTTCCGATGCCCACGCTATTGTCAAAAAATTTCGCCCGAGCATCCTGCTGGAACTCAGCCGAAATGTCCTGCTCCCGAATGATCTGCCTCGCCTTGATGCGACGAGACTCCCGAATGTACGGGAACTGGGAGAGGCCATCCTCGGTGCCCATGACGTCCTTCCGCAGCTTCAATTCGGGATAGCCGAATCCGCCGTCATCCCGAGGCGCTTCGGTTTGCAGCCAATACAAAAAGCCCAGGCTCAACTCTTTGGCCTGCCTAAGCCGCTGCGCTTGCTCCTGCGGGTTCACGTCGATGATGCTCCCGCCACGAAAATCATTGCTGTGCCAGTTGATCATCGCAATGTCATGGGGAAAAGCCGCATCCCGAAATTGCGCCGCATCGATCAGCCGCCGATAGGCCCAGAACGAGCCTGGCGTGCCTGGCGCCTGCCCGAACATCAAATAGCGAACGCCCTTCTCGGTCACAAAACTATACGGCTGATGCTCCCGATTGAACTCATAATTATCAGGCTTGGCAATGCCATGACTCTCACCAGGACAAAACTCCACCGCAAACGTATAGGTTAAGCTTTGCACCAT
Proteins encoded:
- a CDS encoding FAD-dependent oxidoreductase yields the protein GTASYYQLRNGIRDYYRTHYQLADSAKNNPNLDPGNCWVSRLGFEPRVGLAVLQKMLQPLEESGKLKIFANTRAIAAEVNDDHIKTITAVKGTDQKIIFEAQYFIDATELGDLLPLTGTEYVVGAEPSSATGEPHAHPGAGDPNMVQSLTYTFAVEFCPGESHGIAKPDNYEFNREHQPYSFVTEKGVRYLMFGQAPGTPGSFWAYRRLIDAAQFRDAAFPHDIAMINWHSNDFRGGSIIDVNPQEQAQRLRQAKELSLGFLYWLQTEAPRDDGGFGYPELKLRKDVMGTEDGLSQFPYIRESRRIKARQIIREQDISAEFQQDARAKFFDNSVGIGKYWIDLHRCNDQDQGLFLPTKPFQIPLGALIPIRVKNLIAGAKNIGTTHITNGAYRLHPVEWAIGEAAGALAVMAIQSRKSIHEIYENPMLVKRLQYHLVQSGVPLYWFVDVPIDHEAFKAVQWLAAIGIIEPDSNTLLFRPNAFLAKKDARIWLKNSIEKFEIKSEGNKQLVNRFAEKVVGDDALKFTRGQFAQVLANTLAASFVQRQASGR